DNA from Malus sylvestris chromosome 11, drMalSylv7.2, whole genome shotgun sequence:
CCTGTCGCATTACACACACTTATCAACTCAATCATACATGATAAATGGCTAAAGAAAGCTAACGGTatcacaaaaacaagaaaacccaaTCAAACTGGATTGTGAAATCCATGTTAAGAAGGCATTGTCAAATGCAGCACACAAATGACACGTATCTCAAAGGAACAATTACTAATAGTAGACAGCAAACCTGATCTTCTTCAAGCGTTCGAGGTCGTCCCTCAGCTTCATGTCCAATGCATTGGAAACAACTTGAGAGTACCTCCCGTCCTTGTAATCTTTCTTCCTGTTTAAAAACCAGTCTGGAATTTTGAACTGGCGAGGATTCGCAACAATTGTCATGAGGGTATCAAGCTCCGCGGCAGACAGTTCACCAGCCCTACAATGAATCATCCACATCAAACCCAAAATTTCCGACAACAAACAGGTTTCTCTTTATGCAATATCACTACTACAATTAACTCAGCCAGCACAACATATACAATGTATTCAAAATGAATCATTAAAAGAGAAAATTTAAGCATAGACTGTGCCAGAAGATAACAATCAAGCAAAAATGAAACAAACCCGAACGAGTATGGTGATATGATCACAATTCAACCGCAAACATATGCATAATCAAACTTTCTCTTCATCTAAAAGTCTGTTTTAAGAGGACTAACATGGAACGGGTTCACAGTCATGTGGCCTCCCTTGTCCAATAATGAATTGCCATGTGCAAGTTTTTCTTCACATGGCAATGTATTATTGGGTTGGGACACCACAAGGCAGTGATCCCGTTCCATGAAAGTTGCTCTCCTGTTTGCAACTTCTGTCCAAAAAGTGGTTTCTGACAGAAAAAGAGATTCTACCTATGTTCTTCAAGAATCACTTCTCGTGCTTCTCGAGGAAGCACTTCTATGTGCTtcctatttttaataaaaattcatgTGTGTTACAATAAAATCACTTCTAACAGAAGTGCTTAAGACTTTACAAACAGAAGTGCTTCCTACAGATGCAGTCCTAAGCAAAAGCAATTGGATTTCAAATATTCATACAACATCAGATAAATTGTAAAGGTGGAGTCGAAGAGAAAGGGCACCTCTTGTTCATGTCGACGTCAGCCTTCTTGCAGACAATGTTGGCGAAACGACGTCCGATACCTTTGATGGAGGTTAGGGCAAACATAATCTTCTGCTTCCCGTCCACATTGGTGTTCAGCACACGCAGAATGTGCTGAAACTCTTCGTTCGCTACCAGAGACTGCAGCAGATTccaattcacacacacataaaTTAACTTCATATATTAACAGAGATTTGACATATATATTAGTACGCAAGGAGATAGAaagtatagagagagagagagagagagagagatgaccatggcttgctagggttttggatctTGAAGCTTTTGGAGCAGTTCTGCGCCTGTGTGTGCCGTGAAGACGTAAGTGAAGCAAagagaaaccctagaaatggcaGCCGCGGCCTTTGTGAATGATTTTATACACCCACCCAATGGGGTATGGCCTAATATAACTGTAATAGCCCaacatttattttcttttcaagcCCGGTTGATAAAATGACCAACAACATCAACTATGGCTCGGGCTCGAAGCGGACGTGAGTTacgttagttagttagttaagGTGTTGTGTCTATCATTTTGATTATGAGAGAAACTTAGATAGATTCATAGATTGGGTACACAGTCACGGTGCTTCCCAGCCTATTAACACAAAGTCACATGTTAATCTCACTTTACATGGCTTCGTGTTAATAGACAAAAATGACATCGTGATGGTGATCGTTCGATTAAGTCTTTCTCCTTGATCACAAATCCAAATTTCATTTCCAAGTTAAAGTAGTTTAAAATACTGATTTGTTTAAAATATAGCTTGTTCTATAAGGCATTTTACAATAGTTTAAGTGactatgatatatatatataagaatcaGGCAACTTGAATTTGATACTTATAACACTACTACTACACTAGCATGGGTTTAATATTGGCATCACATTCAAATTTTCGGCCTACTGTAGGAGTGTTATTCCTGTACGAGTTCAATATATTGGTATCACACTTACTTTTTCCGAGCTACTATGGAAGGCCTAAGGGGTTTtattaatgaagtttttttttcttcttcagtaTATTTCATAAACTAACCTTGATTATAAGAGCAGAGATTCAAACTCAGATGTATGAGAGACATCAACTTTGGCTATTCTACTCCACGTGATTTTTAGTTAATATGAGGTTTTAGAATGCCAATAAAACTTTCTTAAATAAAAAGGTAAATGATGAAACGTATTACGAAGAAAATTTTACCTTATCACATATTGAACACAATCATGTGTCTCATTGCATGAACAGTCTATATACAAAAAATAGCCGCATTCTACCGGTGATGCTTAAGAATCTCTCTTCACTACGAGTTTTTAGTGATACCTCTGTCAcagtgaacaaaaaaaaaaaactttcaaaaacGAATGGCAAGAGATCTATACAAAAATGATAGGCTTTTTTTTTCATGGTTGAAGCAAATGAATCGTTTGATAATACAATGAACACCAGGAGGCCAAAACTTATACGAACCCACCAAAGCCATAAAATCCTAAAAAGTCCGGTAATTCTAACTTCTGTACTTTGCGACCCCGAAAATGGGAGTGATTTACGCACACCCTTTTCAGCTTCTGCACACTCCTCTTAAATTGGGCCATTTGATTTTCCATTGATTTGTTCAATCCGGCGGCTAGAAAAATAGAGGCGTGCGGAAGGCGAAAAAAATAGCATGCACGAAATCATTCCCCggaaaataaaactatatatttactcCCCAGTTTCCAACAATGGGAGAAGCATGGCTTGAAGCTCTAAGTCTTAAGGAACCAAAAACTGTATTGCTTTCTAACAAGCGATAAGATCAGTTTTCAACCCTTTGCCAAAATACTTCTACTACTCTTTCGCCGTTGGAGACTCTGCTGTTACGGAAAAGCCTCCTGCTTTTACTTCTGTCAGTATATCGAAATACGACATCACCTAGCCTGGTTTGATAGAATAACCGCCTCTGAAGTACCCCCAACGGATGCGCAGTGAAGAGCCACAGCAGGGGTATTGCTCGAGTTGCACTGTGTGGGACTTGTATTATCAACCTGAGAATTGAGTTCTGATTGCTTTACGGATATTGTGTTCTGAGACTCCTCCGGGGTTAAGTTCAAATCAGTAACCTCCAGGGAGTCGGCACGTCCACATGTAAGATGAGAATCTCTGTCAGCTGGAGTGGATTCAACTTTATAAGTGTTGCTCCGGTTGCCTTCAAACCCATGTGCAACTTTATGAGTGTCGAGCCTATTGCCTTCAAACTCATCTGCTTTCTGGTGAGACAACAGGGGAGTCGGGCTTAGTACATCTCTGGCAACCTTGCTAGGTTCGGTCACAATTTCAGAGCCATAACACTTGATAGATTCTGGATGCACATCAACAATCACTGCAGGTGTATGCTGAGCACCAGGATGGTTATATTCCGGTGCACAAGTTTCAGGCATCTTTCCATCTGGGCAGGAAATAGATCCTGAAACCTGCAAATTTTGAGAATCCTGATGCTTAAGGTCGCTTGCCTCTTGAGATGCCTGAGTTGTAGTCTCTGAATCATGGCAGACAGTAGTTTCATCAGGAACTTTTGCTTCATGTACCATGCTCTGCAACTTAGTGGCATTTTCAGTAGAGCAGCAAATAGATCCTTCGTCATGAGCAACGTGATTCTCAAACGCGTCATCTTCTATTCTGACCTCGCAATCAATTTTTTCAGTGACCTCCCTGGAAGCAGAAAGAATCTTTACACGAGAGTCAGCGGCATCAGAATCACTATGAAGTGATGTCAAAGATTTGCTTTCGACTTCAGGCACGATATGCTGGCCTTGTTGGGTGTCCTCTTCCACTGTGGCTACATCAGGAACTGAAGCAGAACTCTGATATTCTTTGACCTCCTCAGTCTGTTCATGAACGTCACAAGTTGATTGAGGAGGAATGCTTTTCTCCTCCAGATTATCCTGAGAAACACCACAGATATGCTGTGTATTGGattcaaaatcagcaagttcaTCAGTTGCCTCGTTTCCACGGGGTGCTGATGCTTCACTTCCAGACGCAGCCAAACGTTTGTCATTAGTATCACATAAAACGTCTTGCTCGAGTTGCTGATCCTCAAGTTTGGTGGACCTCACACCTACAAGAGCAAATACAGCGTAAGTCAGCAGGAAGATACAATTGACAGAAACAGTGTGCCAAACCCACACATGCTCATTTCTGCTGATTTCCTAAATACCTTCAGCGAGAATCATATTTGCTTCTGGTAAGTGCTTCGACACTGGCTTCTCTAATATATCTACACCAGGGAAAACCAATACATTCATGTTCTTCATCCTCTGCTTGCTTGATCCTTCAAGGGGCTTAAAACCAAAAACAGAAGTCCATATTTCTCTGAGTTCCAAGATTGCTGGTATAACCAATCTTTCAACATTCAACGAGCCGAGAGCCTAATCGTGGATCAGAAAAACGGCACAAAAGAAATAGAAAGTTAGGGATCAGTACACAGTGAGGACACAAAAAGATTCTTCTTAAAGTTATGAAAGTGTAaggataagaagaaaaaaaaaaagaagcaaaggCGTCTTTGAACTGAACAATGAACATACAGATTCGATTCCAGTTAGAAGCCGACGGCACATTCCTTGACGCCTATACATATAGCGCGTCCCAATAAATGGCATCTCTGCTAAATAGTTCCCATGGATCCTGATCGACCAAGCAGTAACGTAGTGTCAGAACATAATTGCATAAAACACAAACTCATAAAAGTCATTCTACTTGCTTAGAATTACAACTACGTATAACCCAATCCAAGAGAGGATTTAcgaatctctactaattaataaaacactcattgtcaaccaaaatcctttgaaat
Protein-coding regions in this window:
- the LOC126590970 gene encoding 40S ribosomal protein S18-like, encoding MSLVANEEFQHILRVLNTNVDGKQKIMFALTSIKGIGRRFANIVCKKADVDMNKRAGELSAAELDTLMTIVANPRQFKIPDWFLNRKKDYKDGRYSQVVSNALDMKLRDDLERLKKIRNHRGLRHYWGLRVRGQHTKTTGRRGKTVGVSKKR